One Leptospiraceae bacterium genomic window, AACCTTAGTCTGCTTTTGATTTCTTATGCTTGCCGCTGATGGCTGTCATGGCGGCATGATCCTGACCGGGAAAGAAATTCATCATAAAAGCACTCTGCTCTTTACTGATTCTTTCGACCTGTCTCCTGTATTTAATGACAGTTCCCGGGAAAGCTGTATTTCTTACCACCAGGTTCACTTTCTCAAGGTTAAACCTTCCGGTTTTCAGATCCTCATGCTTGGCAACGAGCATTTTATGCATGTTTTCACGTTTTTTGTATTCTTCAAAAACCTTTTGAAACTGAAGCTTTCTCTGGTTATCCAGCTTTCCTCGACTTTTTTGAATAAAAATTTTCATTTGCTGGATTTTAGGGATAACTTTATCCAGCTCTTTCTCGGAAAGTTTAATTTGCTCCTGTAACTCGATGAATAATCTCTCGTTCTTGTAATGAACTCCGGTTTCTATATGAACGTTTAAACCTGCATTAGAACCCAGATTATGAGCAGAAAGACCGCCGTAGCAGGTAATCTCCGAACCGATGATTGCATTTGATTTCCCGGTCATAATTACACTACCGAGGGTATAAATTTTAGAATTTAAAATGGAGAAATCAACATAGACATCTCCATCTACTTCCAAAACGGAATTCTCTATAAATTTAGACCTAAGACTCCCCGCAACCTTAATCACTCCTTTCGAATTGGTCTTAATCCCACCCTTAACCATAAGATCTCCTCCAACAACTACCTGGGAAGTCTCAATGTTCTCGGAAACAAATAAATTGCCGGTAGATTCTACCTTCGAACCGTCTTCAACCGTACCCCGTATATTAATGGTTCCATCAAATGTTATATTACCTGTAGACAATCCAACATTTGAATTGATCTCCAGCTCCGGGGAAACAGAAATAGAACCTTCCTGTGCGTATAAAACTCCATCACAGGTAGCAAGATAATCGGTATATTTTAAAACTTCGGTAAGTTCTGTATACTCTTCTCTGTCCTGAGAGTTAATATTTTTTCCAACGATTAGCTTGGGCCTGTCAATAGGAGGAGCCTGAATCAGACCTCCTTTTACATCCCTGCCCGGCTTTCCGACAAGACCGTGAAAAACCGTCGCAATTTTTTCACCGGTTTTTATAGAAACATACTTATCTATATTTCGGAAGTCAGCTGAACCATCATCCTTAATCACTACTCTCTGATTAATCGGGAAAAAATACTTTAACCAGCCATCACGTCCCTTCTCGGGCTGCTTCCCACGAGATACAAGAGTTTTGATAATCCCGGGCTTGGACTGCCCCGACTTCATGCGATTGATTTCAGCAAAGACATAATTAATGGAGGTATAATCAATTAAATCGGGATCTAATCCGGAGCGGGATAAAAATTGTTGAACCATAGGAGAAGAAACTTCGTCAAGTTTTATAGACTCTGCATCTATAATTAAATGGGCAGACATTAAATCTTTTGCAATATCGATTGTAAAAAAAGTAGTCGGGTCAAGTGACTTTTTACCGCCTACCAATCTTTCTCCCGGATCTTCAGGAACCTGCTCTTCGATATTTTGCTTTTCTTCCAGTTCTTCGTTTTGTGGTTCTTCTGTTCCCATATTCTACTCTTCGGCTTATAACTTTATTAATCGATCCTATTCAGGAAAAGTTTTTATAAAAATAAAAGCAAGCTTTTCACCCTATCGTATTTTTAGACGATAAATTTGTAAAGAAATATCCAAAACCATTTGCTAATCCCGGAACTTCTTTTAATTGTTTATACATCGGCAGGGTATCTCCATGGGATAAAAGCCCGGTTATCTCCAGGAGAAAGGGTGTTTTTCTCTTTTTTAATTCGATTGCCAACTGAATACTTTCTTTTTCTGATAAGACAGCGTCACTTTCCCCGTGAAGAATGGCAAGAGGAAGTTTTAAATGATCCAAAAAGTATATAGGGGAAAGTTCTCGCAAAAGTTCCGGACTGGATTTTTGAATTTTTTCCCCTAATTCTTTTCTGAACAGGGAATTTTCAAAAAAGTCTTTTATAAAACCCTTATCTTCATCTTCTAAATTTTGCCAGAGCTCCGGGGCTTCTAACTCACCCTTTCCTCTTCTGAGACCGTTATCGAGAGCCGCTACAAAAAGAAATTTTTTAAGTTCCGGGCTCACATCTTGAATCCTATCCAGATAATTATACAAAAGAACCAGACCGGCATAATTGTCTTCTTCGAAATGCTCCAGCACATAGGGAATTACAGTTTCAAAGTCCGAGTAAGCTCCTAAAATTAAAGCAGCATTCACTAAACCCTGAACTCGGCTGTCCGCAAGAGCTACAAGGCCCATTCCTCCGGAAAGACTAACCGAAAAAAAGCCCAGTCTATCTACAGCAAATCGATGGGGCTCATGTTTTATGGAAAGAATACAATCTGTTATATTCTCTATAGACTCAGGAATTATTTGTAACTGCGTAATTTCTTCTAATTCCGGGGTAAAAACAACAAAACCGAGGGAGGAAAGATTTCTGGCAAGTTCGACAATTCTCTCATCTTCGATGCCTCTTGCACTTAAACCGTGTATCAATAAAATACCCGGAAGTTTTTCCGGTTCCGGATCCATAGGGGTATAGGAAAAAACCCTGTATTCCTTTCCTTCCCGGAGGATAGAAGTTAAAAAAAATTCCTCAGTAAAAATCTGAGCACTATTGAGAATACCCGCATAGCGAAGCACAAACGGAAGGGCTTTTAAAATATTCCCAATAGAAAACACAATTAATCAACTTTATAGAGCCTGTAATTATTCGGTCCAACGGCAATGGCTTCATTCAGGGTATTTAAAGCCCTTTCATACCATTTCTGAGCCCCTTTCATACCTGAATGAAAATCAGCTGCTCCTACACAAATTTCAACTTCTCCCAGATCTTTTTTCATCTTAGGAAGAATTTTACGCAGGGATTTACTGAACTTATCCCTTCCTTCAATATCCAGAAACAAACCTATGGTATCCACTGAAATACGGTAAGCTTTATACCCATTTCCAACGTATTCCGGTAAACTAGCCGTTAAAACGGAAAAAGTTCCCGTTACCTGTTTGGATTTCAAGATTTTAATGAGGGTTAAGTTTTGAGGATGTGCTTCCTGGAACCTCTGGTTTAAATCCTGGTAAAAGTCTTCCAGATTATAGAGAGAAGGTTCTCGCTCTTCAGTATGGGTAATGTTTTTTGTTTCGTATAATTTTCCGGAATATTTTTTTATGTCCGGCCAGACCCTCGCAATATCAATCTGCTCTACCGGAGAATCGAAGCAAAACATAACAGCTCCAAAAAGCTGGGAATTATATAAAATGGGTAAAACTGCTTCTGTGTGCTCTCCTGAATAAGCTCCCTGTTTTTTCTCAAGATGTTCCATCATATCTTCCGAGATTCCGATGCTTCCTTTTCCATTTGTTTTTTGGATCAAAGCTCCCTTCAGTTCCATATAAGAACTAAGTGTTTCCTCTTTGATAAATAAAATCACCATCCTACAGGGAATCGAGGCAGACATAAGGTGCAAGAATTCACTACAGGTATCATCAAACTCGGAATTCCCGGTAGAAAAAACATCCGAATGACCCAGGTCAAAAGCTTCACTTTTAGCTGAAGTTTTCAGGTTATAGTCTTCATCTGAAATAGGCGAATAAAGAGAATCCGTATCAAAGATGGATTCACTTTCTTCAACTGAAGACAACTTCTCCTCTTTAAGTGTTTTCTTCTCCATAATGGGCTTATCTGATTTTAGCCAGGTCTTGACACTATTCAGGAAACTTTTCTCTCTGTGATCGGTTTCTGCTTTTGATTCGGGCATGTCCTGCAAATTGTAGCCCATGGTAGGAAATTTCTTTTCCTGAAACTTCGAAAGAATAAAAACCAGAAGTAGTAAAGTACCGAGGGAGATTACAAACATAATACTACCCCAGAGATAAATCTCATTTTCGGAAGGACGGTTTAGTGCTTCCGGATACAGAGAAAAACTTGCAAAAAAACAGATTGTATATATAAGAGCCTTTAGAATTACTGCCATTATATACTAAATTACGGCAGCACTGCCTGGATTCAATAGATTTTCCTTTTAAAAATATAAATAATTATTCCCCATGAAGCTGTATAAAGACTTAGCCGAATACTACTACCAGATTGAAAGTCCGGGACGAAACTTCTCAAACGAAGTGACATTTATCCAAAGTCTTCTGGATAAAATGGGCATAAAATCTCTTCTGGATATGGGCTGTGGTACCGGAGAACATATCAACGCTCTTCAAAATTTCGGTTTTACCTGCCATGGGATTGACTCCTCTCCTGAAATGATAAAAACAGCCCAGAAACGGTTTCCGCAGGGACAGTTTGAAATAGGTGATATCCGCTCTTTTATTGCTGCGAGACAGTTTGAGTGCATTTCCTGTCTTTTTGGTACCTTCAACTACCTGATTGAAGACAAAGATATTTCCTTTGCCTTAAGAAATATCTGGAAAAACCTCGGGCGTTCCGGTCTTTTTCTTTTAGAAGTCTGGAATGCTTTTCCTATTCAACAAATTCAAAGAAAACCTATTACTACTGTCAGTACTTCTCGCATAGGAGAAACCATCATTCAAAGGAATCGAGGTTTCCGCTTAAAGGAAGACCCGAATCAGGAAAAAATTCTTGTAGAAGTAAATTTTGTCTACAACCTTGATGAAAAGGTGATCAAAGACAGACACATTATGAGAGTTTTCTACGAAGAGCAAATTACAAAGCTTTTAGAAGAACACAAGTTCAGAATTTTGAAGGTATTCGGAAATTATTTGCAAAAACCTTTTGCACAAACGGATAGTCGTATGGTTATATTAGCTCTTAAGCAATAGGTAAACAAGTGAAAGATTACATACAAAAACAATTTACAGATTCAATTTTCACCAAACAAAAAGCAATAGAAGACAAAGAAATTCTTCAAACCCTGCAGGACATAAGTCAGAAAGCGATAGAAGTCTATAAACAAAAAGGAAAAATCCTGATTGCCGGAAACGGAGGTAGTGCTGCAGATAGTCAACATATTGCCGGTGAACTAATTTCTCGTTTTTATTTTGACAGGCCGGGCCTTGCTGCAATAGCTCTGAATACGGACAGTTCCACACTAACAGCCATCGGAAATGACTATGGTTATGAGCATGTGTTTGCCAGGCAAATAGAAGCTAATGGAAATTCAGGAGATATATTTATCGGAATTTCCACTTCCGGCAATTCAAAGAATATTATACGAGCTCTGTCAATTGCCAGGGAAAAGGGTTTAGTAACAATAGGATTCACCGGGGAAAGCGGAGGTGCAATGTTAGAACTCTGTGACTTTTGTTTAAAAGTTCCTTCGAGAGACACTCCGAGAATCCAGGAGTGTCATATTTTATTTGGTCACATAATTTGTGCATGTATTGAAAAAGAGTTATTCGGAAATTAAAGTAAGGAATTATACTTAGTAAAAAGAGACGGAAAAATATGAGAAAGTCAAGTCGAAGAAAAAAAACACCCATCAATGTACCGGAAAGGGAAACAATTCTTCCTAAAAAAGTCAGACCGGAAGTTAAAAAAGTAATAAAGACCAGTACCTTTAGTATTTCCTGGGATCCCATGTATTCCACAAGGAAAGTGGAAGATGAACTTCGTTCTGAACTGATAGACCTGTATTTCAAATTACAAAAGAAACCGGCAGAAACAATTGAAAGATTAAAAGAAATCATCACTGAAAATCCGGATCTACCCATGGCTTATAACTTTTTATACACAGCCTATCTGGCAGAAGATGAAAAACAAAATGCAATGGATATCATTCGGAAAGCCAAAGAAAGGTTCCCTGAATTTGTTTTCGGAAAACTGGCCAGTGCGGAAGAAGCCTTACAGGCGGGAAATTTTCAGGAAATTCCCCATATTCTGGGTAATATTACAAAATTCCGAGACATTAATCCATCGCGGGATACCTTCCATATCGTGGAAGCTCTGAACTTTGCTTACGTAATGGGAAGATACTGCGTAGAAAATAAAGAAAGCGAAAAAGCACAGAAGTATATCGAAGATATGAGACAAATTGATCCCAAAAGTCATTTCATTAAAAAATTAGAATCTCATTTCAACAAAGTCAACAAAGTAGGTATCTTCAAACGTGCCTTGAATCGTTTCAAAAGAAACAAGAAAGATTCGAATTAAAACCAACTTCTCTTTGCCCCCTTGCGGTTGCTGCCCTTCGGCTCCGCTCAGGGAGCACCTTCTCCGCTCAGTATATAGCTCAGCAACCGGTTGCGGACAATACCATTTCTCCATCTCACAAGCCTGTTTTATGATCTTATAGCTATGTTTAATCTTACTCCGTATAGTCCTAAATTCACAACCGTTTTCTCAGAAGTTTTTCTTTCTTTTTTGGCCTGAAATTTTTTCTTGGTAAGACCAAACGCTGTTTTGGGTAATAACTTCCAATATCCGAAGGTAAGACTATGAATTTGAAAAAAAGAGTCATTTTCAGTATAATTCCCGGCTTGTTTCTTTTACTCGCCTGTTCCGGCCCTGAAAAGAAAATCGAGAAAAAGCCTACAGAAGCCGAAATTCTTCAAGCTTTCCAAATCCCGGAATCCAGCTATGATGAACTGCCTAAAGAACGTAAATTATTTGCTGCTCATTATCCAATTTCCAACGAGATGAGGATTGATTTATTCATGAAACCTATTGAAAATATCGGTGGAGGCTATATCGGTGTGGGAACGGACCAGAATCTGAGCTTTATAGCAAAGGCCAGAAGTGAATTTGCCTATCTCATGGATTTTGACCCGGTGATTGTCAGGGTGAATAAGATACATATCTTATTTTTAAAAACAGCCCCCACTTATCCCGAATTTTTAAAACTCTGGTCTTTTAGTAATAATAAAGCTTCCTATGAACTGATAAAAAAAGAATTTGAAGCCGGTTCAGACTTTAACCTGATTAACCAGGCCTGGAAAATTGCGGCAACAAAAGTTGGAGTTCCCTCTCGTTTGAAAGACCTGAATTATATGACAAAGCGTTTTGGTTTGCAATCATTTCACAATGTAGAGAAGGAATATGCTTATTTACACGAACTGGCTAAGAAGGGTAGAATTCAGGCGATTCCGGGGGATTTAACCGGGAAAAAGACCATGCAGGCCATTTCCCTTTCAGCAAAGAAATTAAATATTCCTATTCGGATTTTATATACTTCCAATGCAGAAGAGTATACAAAGTTTCCGCAGGGGTTTCGAGACAATATTTTATCCCTACCGGTAGATGAAAAAAGTGTGCTTTTGAGAACCATTACCTCCTTTACCAAAGGAATTTTTGGTTTTCCGGAGGGAGAAGGCGAGCGTTTCCCGGACTATCCTTTCCATTACAACCTACACCCTCTGCAAAATTTCAAGAAATGGATGGGATATAAATCCAAAATAAGTTTTCGAAATCTCCTGAATGGACGTACCAAATTAGAGAAAGGTTTTTCCATTCAGAAGGCCAGTCCGGAGGAAGCAGGAGTCAAAGAATCAGGTGATATTAATAAATATGCAAAATAAAAAAGAGAAATATAAGAGTGTTGTACCAAAAAAAAGCATTTTAATTATTCTTTTAGCGTTTTGGTTTGTAAATTGTGCCAGTACCATTCGCAGAATTTCTCCCGAAACCTCTCAATCCTCGCTCAGCTTTTCTGTAGTAGGAGATATTATGGTTCACAATACCCAGCTGGATGCAGCTTATGACAAAAAGTGCAAGTGCTATGATTTTGAACCGGTATTCAAAGAAATCAGTCCCTATCTTTCCCGGGCAGACTTTACCATTGGCAACCTCGAAACAACTCTTCCCAATAATCCTAAGTTATATGCCGGCTACCCGGCTTTCGGAACCCCGGACTCCCTAACTTCAGCCTTAAAAAAAGCCGGTTTTGATATTCTTACCACCTCCAATAATCATTCCTGTGATACGGGAAAAGTTGGACTGGAACACACGATAGAGGCTCTTGATAAGCAGGGACTCGGACATCTCGGCACCTATAAGAATAAAAAGGAATATGAGAAGAATCGCATTTACACTATAGAAAAAAATGGTATAAGAATTGCATTATTTGCTTATACATACGGTACCAACGGAATCCGCGTACCCGGAAACTTTGTAGTGAACCTGATAGACAAAGAACAAATAAAAAAAGATATCCTTCTCGCCAGAAGCCAGTCCTTTGATATGATATTTGTATACTATCATTTCGGAACAGAGTATTTGCGTCTTCCGGATAAGTTTCAAAAAGAAATGGTAGAACTGGCTTTAGAAGAAGGAGCGGATGTAGTTCTCGGTGGGCATCCTCACGTTCTACAACCTTTTGGTTTACAGACAAGAAAGGATAAAAAGGGAAGACACAGGCAAACCCTGCATATTTACTCTCTGGGTAATTTTGTATCTGCCCAGCACAGAAGATTCACTGATGGAGGTATCATCTTCAATTTTTCCATTTCAAAAAAGCTGATTGATTATGGTGAAAAAAAAGAAGTGAGCTATTCCATTCATTCTGTAGGCTATGAACCGGTCTGGGTTTATCGTAACTGGATAAAAGGTAAAAGGAATTACTATGTTTTACCCGTTAATAAATACAGAGAAGAAAAGGGTGAGTTAAAACTGGCTCTATCCGATACAAAGAAAATGGAATTATTTTATAAAGATACACAGGGACATTTTAAAAAGCATTCAATTCTGGAGGAGCCACTTGTAGCAGGAGGTGATTGATGTCTGTGAGAGATTTTGAATCTTTTTTTGGTAATCCTTCAATGATAAAAAGCGATATGGTGGCTATTGGAGGGGATTTTAGTACGGAGAGGCTGTTTTATGCTTACAGTCACGGAATATTTCCCTGGTCACAAAATCCGATCCGCTGGTATTGCTTAAACCCCAGGGCAATTTTTGATATTAAAGGTTTGCACATTTCCCGTACGGTAAAAAGAAAGATTAAAAAAGGTTTATATACCATTACTTTTAATGAAGCTTTTACGGATGTAATGAAAGGTTGTGCTCTGCGAGTTTATGAACCTACCTGGATAAGCAAAGGTTTTATTGAAGGATATACAAATTTTCACCGGGATGGTTATGCCCATAGTGTTGAGGCCTGGGATAGTTACGGAAACCTCGTAGGCGGAGCGTACGGTGTCGCTATAGGGAAATTTTTTGCAGGTGAAAGTATGTTTTCTTTTAGTTCAGATGCCGGTAAGGTAGCCCTATCTTATCTCTTTTCAGCCCTGGATATGTCCGGTTTTACCCTCTTTGATACCCAGCAGTTGAATGAGGTCACCTGGAATTTGGGAGCCTATGAGATTCCCAAATCGGTTTATCTATCGAGGCTAAAAGACGCAGTAAAAGTTCCTACAAAGTGGCAGCCTCCTCTCCTCGAACAAATTTCTCCTCTTGATTATGCTGAAAGAAACTCCTGAATAAATTACAGGAAGGTTAGACAGTTTAGTATTGGAATATACCTTCTTTGTTTTCAAATATTTCTGGTTTTAGACGATTTCCGCTGGAAGGATGACGCAGGCTTCTTTTTAGAACAAAATCAAAGAGTAGAGGGTTTACCTGGTATATTTCTCTTAGAAGTTCCCGTTCTTTTTTTGTAATGAGTTTGAGTTTTTCTAATTTGCCAAGGTGAATTAAAACATTAACAGCCGGAATCGGATAATCACTTCCATCCACGAGTTTTTTCGCCCAATCTTCTTTTTCCAATACAGTCAGGATAGGTTTGGGTAATCTTGTTACCAGACTTAAAGCAGAAATATCTCCATATAGCTTCCCATTAAATTTTTCTTCCATAAGTCGACTGAATAAAACAAAATTATCTATGGTTCTCAACTCTTTTGTATCGAGATCTGAATTTTGTCCCAGACTGGCACAGTGAGCAAGGATAACATGGACTCCGAGTTGTAGTGCCAGTCTGAATAAAAGAGGGTTTCCTAGTTTCTGGTATTCGTCTGCTTCTACTGCTTTTTCTTCCCCGGAATGGCTCAAAAGAACTATTCTTTTCTCAATGAGTTTCTTATAAAATGGTATAATGTTTTTATCAGAGGGATCCATTCCCTGTGCATTGGGAAGCCATTTCATCAGTCTGACTCCTTTTTCTGCCCAATAGTCTATTTGTTCCAGAGCATCTTTTCTATAGGGATGAACAGAAATCGCCGGAAGGAAAATATCGGGATACTGTTGAGAGAGTGCATATACATATTCATTCGGAACATAAAATTCTGTTTTCTCTTCATTTACGGTTCCATCCTGATTATAGTGTTTATCGAAAGCCAAAATATAATGCTTTCCATGGTAAGGATTGGAGCGAATCAGGTTTATGAGTCTATGAAGGGCTTCTTCGTCTGCACGGGAGGCAGATTTTACTCCGAGAGTACTTAAATATATTTTATACCGAAGAAAATGAGCAGGATGAAAAATGGATTTCATATTTGGATTGATATAACAATCTTTGCAGGAAGTTCCCGTTCCTATTATATGGGTATGAAAATCTACAAGCTTCTCTACATTGATTCCTTTATAGGCCTCAGCAACCAGGGCTTTTGCTTCTTTACTCAAGTTTGAAAAAGAAGGATCCGGGTGAAAAGCTCCTCCGAATGAGCGAAACATACAGGATTCTAAGAAAATATGGAAAAGTAAGAAAAAACCGAATTTTTGAATGAGTCGCATTTTTGTCTCCTGTAAGAGTTTTGTTTTATACAAAATATCTTGCAAATATTTTTTACCGGTATAATATAGGAAACAGACTGGAAAATTAATAAAGAGTCAGGTCTATCAAAATAATGAATATACTACTGGTTGAAGATAGTGAATTCGATTGTTTTTATGTCACAGAGCTTCTTAAAGATACGCAAATTGAGTATAATTTACATCATGAGTCGGATCTTGCTTCAGCTTTAGAGCACATAAGAACGAGTGGTTTTCCTGACATTATTCTTTTAGATCTCAATCTACCGGATTCCAGCGGTTTAAATACCTTTCAGGCTCTTAAATTAAGGTCTCCGAAATCTACCTTTATTATTCTTACCGGTAACCGAGACAACGATCTGGCTTTAAATTCCATTTCTCTTGGTGCCCAGGATTACCTTCTGAAAGGGAAAATTAATTCCTATGTATTAGAGCGCTCCATTAAATACTCTCTCGAGAGAACCCGTCAGAATCAGGAAGTAATCGAAAGAAGTCAGGCTTTGCAGGCAGCTAACCTGAGGATGCAGAAATTGATGGAGAATCTTCCTGCCGGAATTTGTCTTGAGGATAAAGATGGATATATTACCTATATGAATCCACATTTTATCCCGGTTTTAGGATTTAAACCTTACGAAATACCTCAAAAATTTTTAGAGGTAGTGGAGTTTTTAGCCGGAAACTATGCGGAGTCTTTTGACTTAAAAGAGAAATACCAGTGGATGGCGGAAAACCGCTATCATTTCAAGGGGGAAGAGTTTACAAATAAAGAGGGAAAAATTCTTTCTTTAGAGTATATTCCTCTTTTTTCGCATGATAATGAATATGAAGGAAACCTCTGGGTTTTTAATGATATTACTTCGAGTAAGCAATGGGAAAAGAAAAAAGAATTAGTTAAAATATTAGATTCTACCTCTGAAGAATTTTATATTATATCACTTGAAACTTTTCGTTACCTTTATACAAATTCAACTGCTTTAAGTAACCTGGCCCTTGAGCAAGAAGAAATTTTTTTAAAACATCCCTATGAGATAAAAGAAGGGATGAGTAAGGAAGAATTTTTTAAACTGATTGATCCACTTTTAAAAGATGAGGTGGAACGTTTGGAATTCGAATGTTTGCATAAACGAAAAGATGGAATGCTATATCCTGTCCAGTTGTTATATACGAAAATGGAATGGAATGGAATGCCTGTTATTCTATCTGTTGGTCGAAATGTTGCAGAAAAAAAATATACAGAAAATCTAATTAAAGAAAAACAAGAACTTCTAAGTTCCGTATTTGATTTGGTTCAAGTAGGGATATGTATTTTAGATAGAGAGGGGAATATAAAAGAATATAATCAGAAGTTCAAAACTATTTTTAGTGAAAATGAAGATGTCAACTTTAAAAGTTTCCACCAGTTTGCCGGCTTAAGTGGAACCAGAAAAAAAAGGTTCTATCATCTGCTCTTTACTAAAGATACCATGTCAAACAAGAAACCTCTGAAGGTCAAAACCCTGAAAGGAAATAATATTTGGATAGACATTAAAGCGACTTCTATTACCTATAGTGATGGAAGAAAGTATAGATTATTAGCCATAATCGATGTAAGTCAGCAAAAGATTTCGGAACGAAATATTAAGAATTTATTAAATGTTGAACAAAGTTCAAGAAAAATGCTGAGTACTATCATCAATGCTTCTCCCGACTGGATTTATATCAAGGACCTGGAATTTCGTTACCTTCGAGTAAATGATTCTTTTGCAAGAGATATGCACTTGAATCCGGATGATATTTTAGGAAGAAGTGATATACAAATAGGTTTTCATGAAAATATTGTTTTTGGCGATGATGAAAGAGAAATCAAGGGCTTTCGAGAAGAGGACCTGGAAGTACTAAAAGGGAAAACCATTCATAATAGTTCTGTCGAAGTGATTGATAAAAATGGAAAAGTTAGAATTTTTGATACCTATAAATACCCGCTTTTTTCGGATGAGCAGGTCATCGGGATTGTTGGAATCTCAAGGGACATTACAGAGAGAAGAAAAGAGGAAGAAAGAGTTAAAGATTTATTAAAAAAAGAAATTGCTCTCAATGAGTTTAAGTCACGTTTTATCCGGATGGTTTCACATGAATTCCGAACTCCTCTTACCACTATAATGAATTCTTCTCATCTGATTAAGTCTTACGGGAATCGGCTTGATGACGAAAAGAAAGAAAAGTATTTTAAATATATAGAAGATGCCATTCATAATTTAATAGGTTTGCTTGATGATGTTATCTTAATCAACCAGTCTGAAGAAGATAGTTTGAACAATCATCCGGTAGAAATGAAACCTGTTAATACGATACAGGACATTATTGAAAAACTTGAAATAAGTTATAAAACACACCAAATACTTTTTTCAGTAGAAGGAGATCGTAAAACGGTTTATAGCCTCGATGATAGTCTATTTCGAATTATTGTGCAAAACTTAATAACAAATGCAATTAAGTATTCTCCGGGAAAAAAGAGTATAGAAGTTTACTTAGAATTAGATAAAGATGATATATTAATTCAAGTAAAAGATTATGGAATCGGAATTCCGCAAAAGGAATATGATAGTTTATTTAAATCCTTTTTTCGCGCCAGTAATGTGAAGAATATATCGGGAATTGGTTTGGGTTTAAATATTGTGAAATCCTGTGTAGAAAAAATGAAAGGAAAAATCTGGTTTGAATCTAAAGAAAATGAGGGAACTATCTTTTATATAAATATTCCTGCCTATAGTATTCTACTATAGGACTACAAAAGTTATCTTCTATCGAGCTTATGTTTATCCACCTAAGGCCTATTTCGCGAAGATTT contains:
- a CDS encoding DUF342 domain-containing protein, whose protein sequence is MGTEEPQNEELEEKQNIEEQVPEDPGERLVGGKKSLDPTTFFTIDIAKDLMSAHLIIDAESIKLDEVSSPMVQQFLSRSGLDPDLIDYTSINYVFAEINRMKSGQSKPGIIKTLVSRGKQPEKGRDGWLKYFFPINQRVVIKDDGSADFRNIDKYVSIKTGEKIATVFHGLVGKPGRDVKGGLIQAPPIDRPKLIVGKNINSQDREEYTELTEVLKYTDYLATCDGVLYAQEGSISVSPELEINSNVGLSTGNITFDGTINIRGTVEDGSKVESTGNLFVSENIETSQVVVGGDLMVKGGIKTNSKGVIKVAGSLRSKFIENSVLEVDGDVYVDFSILNSKIYTLGSVIMTGKSNAIIGSEITCYGGLSAHNLGSNAGLNVHIETGVHYKNERLFIELQEQIKLSEKELDKVIPKIQQMKIFIQKSRGKLDNQRKLQFQKVFEEYKKRENMHKMLVAKHEDLKTGRFNLEKVNLVVRNTAFPGTVIKYRRQVERISKEQSAFMMNFFPGQDHAAMTAISGKHKKSKAD
- a CDS encoding methyltransferase domain-containing protein, whose amino-acid sequence is MKLYKDLAEYYYQIESPGRNFSNEVTFIQSLLDKMGIKSLLDMGCGTGEHINALQNFGFTCHGIDSSPEMIKTAQKRFPQGQFEIGDIRSFIAARQFECISCLFGTFNYLIEDKDISFALRNIWKNLGRSGLFLLEVWNAFPIQQIQRKPITTVSTSRIGETIIQRNRGFRLKEDPNQEKILVEVNFVYNLDEKVIKDRHIMRVFYEEQITKLLEEHKFRILKVFGNYLQKPFAQTDSRMVILALKQ
- a CDS encoding D-sedoheptulose 7-phosphate isomerase, whose translation is MKDYIQKQFTDSIFTKQKAIEDKEILQTLQDISQKAIEVYKQKGKILIAGNGGSAADSQHIAGELISRFYFDRPGLAAIALNTDSSTLTAIGNDYGYEHVFARQIEANGNSGDIFIGISTSGNSKNIIRALSIAREKGLVTIGFTGESGGAMLELCDFCLKVPSRDTPRIQECHILFGHIICACIEKELFGN
- a CDS encoding CapA family protein; amino-acid sequence: MQNKKEKYKSVVPKKSILIILLAFWFVNCASTIRRISPETSQSSLSFSVVGDIMVHNTQLDAAYDKKCKCYDFEPVFKEISPYLSRADFTIGNLETTLPNNPKLYAGYPAFGTPDSLTSALKKAGFDILTTSNNHSCDTGKVGLEHTIEALDKQGLGHLGTYKNKKEYEKNRIYTIEKNGIRIALFAYTYGTNGIRVPGNFVVNLIDKEQIKKDILLARSQSFDMIFVYYHFGTEYLRLPDKFQKEMVELALEEGADVVLGGHPHVLQPFGLQTRKDKKGRHRQTLHIYSLGNFVSAQHRRFTDGGIIFNFSISKKLIDYGEKKEVSYSIHSVGYEPVWVYRNWIKGKRNYYVLPVNKYREEKGELKLALSDTKKMELFYKDTQGHFKKHSILEEPLVAGGD
- a CDS encoding leucyl/phenylalanyl-tRNA--protein transferase, whose product is MRDFESFFGNPSMIKSDMVAIGGDFSTERLFYAYSHGIFPWSQNPIRWYCLNPRAIFDIKGLHISRTVKRKIKKGLYTITFNEAFTDVMKGCALRVYEPTWISKGFIEGYTNFHRDGYAHSVEAWDSYGNLVGGAYGVAIGKFFAGESMFSFSSDAGKVALSYLFSALDMSGFTLFDTQQLNEVTWNLGAYEIPKSVYLSRLKDAVKVPTKWQPPLLEQISPLDYAERNS
- a CDS encoding amidohydrolase family protein, coding for MRLIQKFGFFLLFHIFLESCMFRSFGGAFHPDPSFSNLSKEAKALVAEAYKGINVEKLVDFHTHIIGTGTSCKDCYINPNMKSIFHPAHFLRYKIYLSTLGVKSASRADEEALHRLINLIRSNPYHGKHYILAFDKHYNQDGTVNEEKTEFYVPNEYVYALSQQYPDIFLPAISVHPYRKDALEQIDYWAEKGVRLMKWLPNAQGMDPSDKNIIPFYKKLIEKRIVLLSHSGEEKAVEADEYQKLGNPLLFRLALQLGVHVILAHCASLGQNSDLDTKELRTIDNFVLFSRLMEEKFNGKLYGDISALSLVTRLPKPILTVLEKEDWAKKLVDGSDYPIPAVNVLIHLGKLEKLKLITKKERELLREIYQVNPLLFDFVLKRSLRHPSSGNRLKPEIFENKEGIFQY